Proteins encoded in a region of the Candidatus Cloacimonadota bacterium genome:
- a CDS encoding chitobiase/beta-hexosaminidase C-terminal domain-containing protein, translated as MKKHIWIAMLMMALIVMSCSRSTSTDGEAIAKPVINPAGGSYNETLTIFMHCPTYGAKIHYTLDGSEPTQESTEYTGMIQVNTNTTLKAKAFKSGYGSSAVASEIYQFTSAAVEPVIITPPGGAFADAQQVSMSCATADAQIRFTLDGSDPDLSSTLYQEPIMVSSTLSLKARAYAAGMLPGIITRADFSFALPLPIFSLAEGNYPVPQTLSISHPYPEATIRYTTDGSDPSEESTIYTGAININTNVLIKARAYLEEWQPSEVASAFYIINLADQMQLIPGGRFHNGTGYVNLSPYYIGRREVTELEWVYIMIDMEEIVPDKPKGDLAWFQAIEYCNYRSMAEGFEPCYSYGESGTMPDFWPAYWFTDHSQLSCDWDANGYRLPTEMEWMYAAKGGHLSSDYIYSGSNDIEQVGWYSGNASDIALAGLKLPNELGLFDMSGNLWEFCWDIYHHEYAPEESQDPTGADSGFFRAMRGGSFSTDASNCTVARRFYSSPTLRADSHGFRVVRKY; from the coding sequence GTGAAGAAACACATATGGATAGCGATGCTTATGATGGCATTGATAGTGATGTCCTGTAGCAGGTCAACTTCCACGGATGGAGAAGCAATTGCCAAACCGGTTATAAATCCTGCGGGGGGATCCTACAACGAGACGCTTACGATCTTCATGCATTGCCCTACTTATGGCGCTAAGATTCATTACACTTTGGATGGCAGCGAACCCACCCAGGAATCTACAGAGTACACAGGGATGATCCAGGTGAATACAAACACGACTCTGAAAGCCAAAGCCTTCAAGAGCGGCTATGGTTCCAGCGCTGTGGCAAGCGAAATCTATCAATTCACCTCTGCCGCGGTGGAACCAGTGATCATCACCCCTCCGGGGGGCGCGTTTGCAGATGCTCAACAAGTAAGCATGAGCTGCGCTACAGCTGATGCTCAGATCCGCTTCACCCTGGATGGCAGTGATCCGGATCTTTCATCCACGCTGTATCAAGAACCGATCATGGTAAGCTCCACCCTTAGCCTTAAAGCCAGAGCTTACGCCGCGGGAATGTTGCCCGGGATCATCACAAGGGCAGATTTCAGCTTTGCTTTGCCGTTGCCCATTTTCAGCCTTGCAGAGGGCAACTACCCTGTGCCCCAGACCCTTAGCATCAGTCATCCCTATCCCGAGGCGACGATTCGCTATACTACGGACGGAAGTGATCCCAGCGAGGAATCTACGATATATACCGGAGCCATCAATATAAACACCAATGTGTTGATCAAAGCCCGTGCGTATCTCGAAGAATGGCAACCCAGCGAAGTTGCCAGCGCGTTCTACATCATCAATTTGGCAGATCAAATGCAACTGATACCTGGGGGTAGGTTTCATAACGGAACCGGCTATGTGAACCTTTCACCGTATTATATAGGACGCCGTGAAGTAACGGAACTTGAGTGGGTATATATCATGATCGATATGGAAGAGATCGTGCCGGATAAACCCAAAGGGGATCTGGCATGGTTTCAGGCCATCGAATATTGCAACTACCGAAGTATGGCAGAGGGCTTTGAACCGTGCTACAGCTATGGTGAGAGCGGCACTATGCCGGATTTCTGGCCAGCATATTGGTTTACTGATCACAGCCAGTTAAGCTGCGATTGGGATGCCAACGGCTATCGGCTACCCACCGAGATGGAGTGGATGTATGCCGCCAAAGGTGGGCATCTGAGCAGCGATTATATCTATAGCGGATCCAACGATATTGAACAGGTGGGATGGTACAGCGGAAATGCTTCAGATATCGCTTTGGCGGGGTTAAAACTTCCCAACGAGCTTGGTTTGTTCGATATGAGCGGAAATCTCTGGGAGTTTTGTTGGGATATCTATCACCACGAGTATGCCCCGGAAGAAAGTCAGGACCCCACCGGGGCAGATAGCGGATTCTTCCGTGCGATGCGAGGTGGAAGTTTCAGCACAGACGCCAGTAATTGCACCGTGGCGAGACGCTTCTATAGTAGCCCCACTCTGAGGGCGGATTCCCACGGTTTTAGAGTAGTGCGAAAGTACTGA